A genomic segment from Segniliparus rotundus DSM 44985 encodes:
- the ilvN gene encoding acetolactate synthase small subunit — MSTTTAPIQTRILSVLVEDKPGVLARVSSLFSRRGFNIDSLAVGPTEQPSISRMTITVTVEEPVLEQIVKQLNKLVNVIKIVEHRVETSVARELVLLKVRADAASRGQVIEIANLFRAKVVDITSDTVVIEATGDQQKIEALLRVLDPLGVKEIVQSGLIALGRGSKPITAQNQRW; from the coding sequence ATGAGCACGACAACAGCACCAATCCAGACACGGATACTGTCCGTCCTCGTCGAGGACAAACCCGGCGTGCTCGCCAGGGTGTCTTCGCTGTTCTCCCGTCGAGGGTTCAACATCGACTCGCTCGCCGTGGGGCCGACCGAGCAGCCGAGCATCTCTCGGATGACGATCACCGTCACCGTCGAGGAGCCGGTCCTCGAGCAAATCGTCAAGCAGCTCAACAAGTTGGTGAACGTCATCAAGATCGTCGAGCACCGGGTGGAGACCTCGGTCGCCCGCGAGCTCGTGTTGCTCAAGGTCCGCGCGGACGCCGCATCGCGCGGCCAGGTGATCGAGATCGCGAACCTCTTCCGGGCGAAAGTCGTGGACATCACCTCGGACACGGTGGTCATCGAGGCCACCGGCGACCAGCAGAAAATTGAAGCCCTGCTGCGGGTGCTCGACCCGCTCGGCGTCAAAGAGATCGTCCAGTCCGGGCTCATCGCTCTCGGGCGCGGCTCGAAACCGATCACCGCGCAAAACCAGCGCTGGTGA
- a CDS encoding bifunctional nitrate reductase/sulfite reductase flavoprotein subunit alpha yields the protein MAQTRTACSYCGVGCGIVVETKEENGLPVIAKVSGDKAHPTNFGRLCTKGQTHADMMRAKGRLDSAWLRPERGGPGQDTALQPVAVQAAVQEAGARLKKILAEHGPDAVSLYVSGQMSIEAQYLANKLAKGYLRTTHIESNSRLCMASAGTGYKQSLGADGPPGSYEDFDKTDLFVVIGSNMADCHPILYLRMADRLKAGAKLIVVDPRRTATADKADLYLPVRPGTDVALLNGILHVLVAGGHIDREFIAEHTEGWEGMEEFLLDYPPDKVAQITGLPEPDIRRAAAMIAAAGEWMTCWTMGLNQSTHGVWSTNAICNAHLATGAICRPGSGPFSLTGQPNAMGGREMGYMGPGLPGQRSVVSPKDREHVEAAWGLAPGTIRSDVGPGTVELFEQLKSGKVKACWIICTNPVASTPNRQVAIEGLEAAELVIVQDAFLDTATNRYADVLLPAALWAESEGVMINSERNLTLLQQAVPPVGDALPDWKLICMVAAELGFADAFAFASSAEVFDELRGFWNPQTGWDLRGASYERLRQTPLQWPCPPEGDTGAHAERQPGGRHPIRYINDGVSQSLHVGEDGAAPRLAFPTPSRKAVFLPRPHMEAKELPDEEFPIILNTGRVQHQWHTMTKTGKVAKLNKLNPGPFVEIHPVDAKQFDIEEGQQVRVRSRRGEAVLPAVVTDRIRQGSCFAPFHWNDTHGHNLAINAVTSDAVDPESLQPELKACAVALEPLPKAAQEVFSLPDAATPTPLRELPFPLISAPQLTEAEGLYVSGFLIGAVRGPGALSLPQTEGALTLPQTGGVPVLPPTAPVREQVRLWVDGLLAGMCSRAETAQSPLAPARESRAEAPVLVVWASQTGNAQDFAETCVRALVEAGLPARGANMDELDLAELARTPRALVVTSTFGTGGPPDNGSDFWARLDADAELKLSGLQYAVFGVGDRAYDDFCGYAKALDVRLAELGAARVLPLAVCEADEDMIAQNWLREVVGALTAQPSAVPAARIAVAEPAPAVLETGEERCDAPAKHRRIAVPMCRNQVISGANSAKEVRQFGFDVSGHDFDYEAGDALGVYPANAPEDVDAWLMATGLDADRPVAVDGASAPLVDALTTHYDICRITPQLLRFVAARNNDLALAKLLRRDNKVELDNWLFGRQGADLMREFPVQADFAEWQQVLPKLAPRQYSISSSPHATPGEVQLTVSVVRFLGVDGRTRGGVCSSFLADRAHDRLVPVFLQRCPHFRIPADPQAPVVMIGPGTGVAPFRSFLHERRALGHTGKNWLFFGEQHCADNFYYQAELEGMFSDGFLTRLDLAFSRDQRRRIYVQDRMVEHGAKLWRFIEGGAYVYVCGDASRMARDVDETLVRIIQTHGRMSQDEAKTYKKRLAAEKRYVRDVY from the coding sequence GTGGCCCAGACGAGAACCGCGTGCTCGTACTGCGGTGTCGGCTGCGGAATCGTGGTCGAGACGAAAGAGGAGAACGGCCTCCCGGTGATCGCGAAGGTCTCCGGAGACAAAGCGCATCCGACAAATTTCGGCAGGCTCTGCACCAAGGGGCAGACCCACGCCGACATGATGCGGGCGAAAGGGCGGCTGGACTCGGCGTGGCTGCGGCCTGAGCGCGGCGGCCCTGGCCAGGACACAGCGCTGCAGCCGGTCGCTGTGCAGGCAGCGGTGCAAGAAGCAGGCGCGCGCCTGAAGAAAATTCTCGCCGAGCACGGCCCGGACGCGGTGTCGCTCTATGTCTCAGGGCAAATGTCGATCGAGGCCCAATATCTGGCGAACAAACTCGCCAAAGGCTACCTGCGCACGACGCATATCGAGTCCAATTCTCGGCTGTGCATGGCGAGCGCGGGGACTGGCTACAAACAGTCCCTCGGCGCGGACGGCCCGCCTGGATCGTACGAGGACTTCGACAAGACGGACTTGTTCGTGGTCATAGGCTCCAACATGGCCGACTGCCACCCGATCCTCTATCTGCGCATGGCGGACCGGCTCAAAGCGGGGGCGAAGCTGATCGTGGTGGACCCTCGGCGCACCGCCACAGCCGACAAGGCCGACCTGTACCTCCCTGTTCGGCCTGGCACAGACGTGGCGCTGCTCAACGGCATCTTGCATGTGCTCGTGGCGGGCGGGCACATCGACCGCGAGTTCATCGCGGAGCACACCGAGGGCTGGGAGGGCATGGAGGAGTTCTTGCTCGACTACCCCCCGGACAAGGTCGCGCAGATCACCGGGCTCCCCGAGCCGGACATCCGCAGAGCCGCCGCGATGATCGCGGCGGCGGGGGAGTGGATGACCTGTTGGACGATGGGGCTCAACCAGTCCACCCACGGGGTGTGGAGCACCAACGCGATTTGCAACGCGCACCTCGCCACGGGCGCGATCTGCCGTCCCGGCTCCGGGCCGTTCTCGCTCACCGGCCAGCCCAACGCGATGGGCGGACGCGAGATGGGGTACATGGGTCCGGGCCTGCCGGGGCAGCGCTCGGTGGTGAGCCCCAAGGACCGCGAGCACGTCGAAGCGGCGTGGGGCCTCGCGCCAGGGACGATCCGATCCGACGTCGGCCCAGGGACGGTCGAGCTTTTCGAGCAGCTCAAATCCGGCAAGGTCAAAGCCTGCTGGATCATATGCACCAATCCGGTGGCGAGCACGCCGAACCGGCAGGTGGCGATCGAAGGTCTCGAAGCGGCGGAATTGGTCATCGTGCAAGACGCCTTTCTCGACACCGCCACGAACCGCTACGCGGACGTGCTGCTGCCGGCCGCGCTCTGGGCGGAGAGCGAGGGCGTGATGATTAATTCGGAGCGCAACCTCACCTTGTTGCAGCAGGCGGTCCCGCCGGTCGGCGACGCGCTGCCGGATTGGAAGCTCATCTGCATGGTCGCCGCCGAACTCGGCTTCGCGGACGCCTTCGCGTTTGCGTCCAGCGCGGAGGTTTTCGACGAGCTGCGGGGTTTTTGGAACCCGCAGACCGGGTGGGACCTGCGCGGAGCCAGCTACGAGAGGTTGCGCCAGACTCCGCTGCAATGGCCCTGCCCGCCCGAGGGCGACACGGGCGCGCACGCTGAGCGGCAACCGGGCGGGCGCCATCCGATCCGGTACATCAACGATGGCGTGAGCCAGAGCCTGCACGTCGGGGAGGACGGGGCCGCCCCCCGGCTGGCATTCCCGACGCCCTCGCGCAAGGCGGTCTTCCTCCCCCGTCCGCACATGGAGGCCAAAGAGCTGCCGGACGAGGAGTTTCCGATCATCCTCAACACCGGGCGGGTGCAGCACCAATGGCACACCATGACCAAGACGGGGAAAGTGGCGAAACTGAACAAGCTCAACCCCGGCCCGTTCGTGGAGATCCACCCGGTGGACGCGAAACAGTTCGACATCGAAGAGGGGCAACAGGTGCGGGTCCGCTCGCGCCGAGGGGAAGCGGTGCTGCCCGCCGTGGTCACCGACCGGATCCGGCAGGGCTCCTGCTTCGCGCCGTTCCACTGGAACGACACCCACGGCCACAACCTCGCCATCAATGCCGTGACCAGTGACGCGGTGGACCCCGAGTCGCTCCAGCCGGAGTTGAAAGCCTGCGCGGTCGCGCTCGAACCGCTGCCCAAAGCCGCGCAGGAAGTCTTCTCGCTGCCCGACGCGGCAACGCCGACGCCCTTGCGCGAACTGCCGTTCCCGTTGATATCCGCGCCGCAGCTCACCGAGGCGGAAGGCCTGTACGTCTCGGGGTTCCTGATCGGAGCGGTCCGAGGCCCCGGCGCTCTGTCCTTGCCGCAGACGGAGGGCGCTCTGACGCTGCCGCAAACGGGGGGCGTTCCGGTGCTGCCGCCCACCGCCCCGGTGCGCGAACAGGTGCGGCTCTGGGTCGACGGCCTGCTCGCGGGCATGTGCTCACGGGCCGAAACCGCCCAGAGCCCCCTTGCTCCTGCGCGCGAGAGCAGAGCCGAAGCCCCGGTCCTCGTCGTGTGGGCGAGCCAGACGGGCAATGCGCAGGACTTCGCCGAGACATGCGTGCGCGCGCTCGTCGAAGCGGGGCTGCCCGCGCGAGGCGCCAACATGGACGAACTGGACCTCGCCGAACTCGCCAGAACCCCGCGGGCGCTGGTGGTGACGAGCACGTTCGGGACCGGGGGCCCGCCCGACAACGGGTCGGACTTCTGGGCCAGGCTGGACGCTGACGCGGAGCTGAAGCTCTCTGGCTTGCAGTACGCCGTGTTCGGCGTCGGGGACCGGGCCTACGACGACTTCTGCGGCTACGCGAAGGCCCTCGACGTCCGGCTTGCGGAGCTTGGGGCGGCTCGGGTTCTGCCGTTGGCGGTCTGCGAGGCGGACGAGGACATGATCGCGCAGAACTGGCTGCGCGAGGTGGTGGGCGCCTTGACGGCGCAGCCCTCGGCCGTGCCCGCTGCGCGCATCGCTGTCGCCGAACCCGCGCCCGCAGTCCTGGAGACCGGGGAAGAGCGCTGCGACGCGCCTGCGAAACACCGCCGCATCGCCGTGCCGATGTGCCGCAACCAAGTCATCTCCGGCGCGAACTCCGCCAAGGAGGTGCGGCAGTTCGGATTCGACGTCTCCGGCCACGACTTCGACTACGAAGCAGGAGACGCGCTCGGCGTGTACCCGGCGAACGCCCCCGAGGACGTCGATGCCTGGCTCATGGCGACCGGCCTCGACGCAGACCGGCCTGTCGCCGTGGACGGCGCGTCCGCCCCGCTCGTGGACGCGCTCACCACACATTACGACATCTGTCGCATCACGCCGCAGCTGTTGCGCTTCGTCGCCGCCCGCAACAACGACCTCGCCCTCGCGAAGCTTTTGCGCCGAGACAACAAAGTCGAACTGGACAACTGGCTGTTCGGCAGGCAAGGCGCGGACCTGATGCGCGAATTCCCCGTTCAAGCCGATTTCGCGGAATGGCAGCAAGTGCTGCCCAAGCTCGCCCCTCGGCAGTACTCCATCTCGTCCAGCCCCCATGCGACCCCCGGCGAAGTGCAGCTCACGGTGTCCGTGGTGCGGTTCCTCGGCGTGGACGGGCGGACCCGAGGGGGGGTGTGCTCGAGCTTCCTCGCCGACCGGGCCCACGACCGGCTCGTCCCGGTGTTCCTCCAACGCTGCCCGCACTTCCGGATCCCCGCCGATCCGCAAGCCCCGGTCGTCATGATCGGCCCTGGCACTGGCGTGGCGCCGTTCCGAAGCTTTCTGCACGAACGGCGCGCGCTCGGCCACACCGGCAAGAACTGGCTGTTCTTCGGCGAGCAGCACTGCGCCGACAACTTCTACTACCAGGCGGAGCTGGAGGGGATGTTCTCCGACGGGTTCTTGACCCGGCTCGACCTCGCCTTCTCCCGCGACCAACGCCGGCGGATCTACGTGCAGGACCGGATGGTCGAGCACGGAGCCAAGCTCTGGCGCTTCATCGAGGGCGGGGCGTATGTATATGTCTGCGGCGACGCGAGCCGGATGGCGAGAGACGTGGACGAAACGCTCGTGCGGATCATCCAGACGCACGGGCGGATGTCCCAAGACGAGGCGAAAACGTATAAGAAGCGGCTCGCGGCCGAGAAGCGCTACGTCCGGGACGTGTACTAG
- a CDS encoding Nramp family divalent metal transporter, translating into MTTVNVRVKALRPIISLLGPAFVASIAYVDPGNVAANVAAGANYGFLLVWVVVAANLMACLVQYLSAKLGIVACLTLPEAVGARLSKPARIAYWGQAEIVAMATDLAEVIGGAIALFLLFGLPPLAGGAITGVVSMAMLAVKDREGQRTFEHMVMGLLAVIAVGFCASLAIAPPDAGEVAEGLLPRFHGSGSVLIAAAMLGATVMPHAVYLHSGLAKDRHGAVEPAQRGRLLRATRWDVGFAMALAGTVNLAMLLVAAQNLTGVTGVDSIEGAHAAVAERVGPFAALCLAIGLLASGLASSSVGAYAGSMIMHGLLGAKIPLLARRLATLVPALVIIALGADLSEALVLSQVVLSFGIPFALIPLVRLTSDPAVMGEAANAKPTRALGWLVAGLITALNILLIWLTAKS; encoded by the coding sequence ATGACAACCGTGAACGTGCGCGTCAAGGCCTTGCGGCCGATCATCTCGCTCCTGGGCCCGGCTTTCGTGGCGTCCATCGCCTATGTGGACCCAGGCAACGTCGCCGCGAACGTCGCCGCGGGGGCGAACTACGGGTTCTTGCTGGTGTGGGTGGTCGTGGCGGCAAACCTGATGGCCTGCCTGGTGCAGTACCTTTCCGCGAAACTCGGGATCGTCGCCTGTCTGACCTTGCCAGAAGCAGTGGGGGCCCGCCTGTCCAAACCCGCTCGAATCGCCTACTGGGGGCAAGCAGAAATTGTCGCCATGGCAACCGACCTGGCAGAAGTCATCGGCGGCGCGATCGCGCTTTTCTTGCTCTTCGGGCTGCCGCCGCTCGCCGGGGGCGCCATCACCGGCGTGGTGAGCATGGCGATGCTCGCGGTCAAAGACCGTGAGGGCCAGCGGACTTTTGAGCACATGGTCATGGGATTGCTCGCCGTCATCGCCGTGGGCTTCTGCGCCAGCCTGGCCATCGCGCCGCCGGACGCCGGCGAGGTCGCCGAAGGGCTGCTGCCGCGATTCCACGGCTCCGGGAGCGTGCTCATCGCCGCGGCCATGCTCGGCGCGACGGTGATGCCGCACGCCGTGTACCTGCACTCCGGTCTCGCGAAGGACCGGCATGGGGCCGTCGAGCCCGCCCAGCGGGGCAGACTGCTCCGAGCCACGCGGTGGGACGTGGGATTCGCGATGGCCCTCGCGGGAACGGTCAATCTCGCGATGCTTCTGGTCGCGGCGCAGAACCTCACGGGAGTGACAGGAGTGGACTCGATCGAGGGCGCGCACGCCGCCGTCGCGGAACGAGTCGGCCCCTTCGCCGCGCTCTGCCTCGCGATCGGACTGCTCGCCTCAGGACTCGCGTCGAGCTCCGTCGGCGCGTACGCGGGATCGATGATCATGCACGGGCTCCTGGGCGCGAAGATCCCGCTGCTCGCCCGCCGCCTCGCCACCCTGGTCCCAGCCTTGGTGATTATCGCCTTGGGCGCAGACCTCTCTGAAGCGCTCGTGCTCTCCCAGGTCGTGCTCTCCTTCGGCATCCCGTTCGCGCTCATACCGTTGGTGCGGCTCACCAGCGACCCAGCGGTCATGGGCGAAGCGGCCAACGCGAAACCCACTCGCGCGCTCGGCTGGCTGGTCGCGGGGCTCATCACCGCCCTGAATATTCTCTTGATCTGGCTGACAGCGAAAAGTTAG
- a CDS encoding acetolactate synthase large subunit, whose amino-acid sequence MQPESDFGDGSQEGQMQAQPRQQNAPEMLTGAQTIIRSLEELGVEAVFGLPGGTILPTYDPLLDSEKVRHILVRHEQGAGHAATGYAQATGKVGVCMATSGPGATNLVTPIADAYLDSVPIVAITGQVPKGLIGSDAFQEADICGITMPITKHNFLVTDIADIPRTLAEAFHLAATGRPGPVLVDIPKDVQTAKAPFHWPPQRRLPGYKPTTRPHSKQIREASRIILGSKRPVLYVGGGVIKANAHAELLTLAELTGIPVVTTLMARGAFPDSHRQHYGMPGMHGTVAAVAALQKADLLIALGARFDDRVTGQLNSFAPYAKVVHADIDPAEIGKNRAADVPIVGDCKETIIELTEAIRSLAATGDQSDLAEWQAYLDQLRNTYPLSYDWPSDGKLSPEYVIEELGKAVGREGVFCAGVGQHQMWAAQFIRYDRPRSWLNSGGLGTMGYAVPAAMGAKLGEPDREVWAVDGDGCFQMTNQELATCAIEGIPIKVALINNGNLGMVRQWQTLFYEERYSNTDLGTHKLRIPDFVKLAEALGCVGIRCESKEDVASAIAQARSITDRPVVVEFVVGEDAQVWPMVAAGTGNSEIMAARGIRPLFDDSEDLPLPGHGKLE is encoded by the coding sequence ATGCAGCCCGAGTCCGATTTCGGAGACGGCAGCCAAGAAGGGCAAATGCAGGCCCAGCCCCGGCAACAAAACGCCCCGGAGATGCTCACCGGCGCGCAAACCATCATCCGCAGTTTGGAAGAGCTGGGCGTCGAGGCCGTCTTCGGCCTCCCCGGCGGCACCATTCTGCCGACATACGACCCCCTGCTGGACTCCGAGAAGGTCCGCCACATCCTCGTCCGCCACGAGCAAGGCGCCGGGCACGCCGCCACCGGCTACGCCCAAGCCACCGGCAAGGTCGGCGTGTGCATGGCGACTTCTGGCCCCGGCGCGACGAACCTGGTCACCCCGATCGCGGACGCGTACCTGGACTCGGTGCCGATCGTCGCGATCACCGGCCAGGTGCCGAAGGGCTTGATCGGTTCGGACGCTTTCCAGGAGGCGGACATCTGCGGCATCACGATGCCGATCACAAAGCACAACTTCCTGGTCACCGACATCGCGGACATTCCAAGGACCCTCGCCGAGGCTTTTCACCTCGCCGCCACCGGCCGCCCCGGCCCGGTGCTCGTGGACATCCCGAAGGACGTCCAGACGGCCAAGGCCCCCTTCCATTGGCCGCCGCAACGCCGCCTGCCCGGATACAAGCCGACCACCCGGCCCCACTCCAAGCAAATCCGGGAAGCTTCCCGGATCATCCTCGGCTCCAAGCGCCCGGTCCTCTACGTCGGCGGCGGCGTGATCAAGGCGAACGCGCACGCGGAGCTCTTGACCCTTGCCGAGCTCACTGGCATTCCGGTGGTCACCACGCTCATGGCCAGAGGCGCTTTTCCCGACAGCCACCGCCAGCACTACGGCATGCCGGGCATGCACGGCACCGTCGCGGCCGTGGCAGCGTTGCAGAAAGCCGACTTGCTCATCGCGCTCGGCGCGCGCTTCGACGACCGGGTCACCGGGCAGTTGAACTCGTTCGCGCCGTACGCGAAAGTCGTCCACGCCGACATCGACCCGGCGGAAATCGGCAAGAACCGCGCTGCTGACGTGCCGATCGTCGGGGACTGCAAAGAGACGATCATCGAGCTCACCGAGGCGATCCGCTCGCTTGCCGCGACCGGCGACCAGAGCGACCTCGCCGAATGGCAGGCGTATCTCGACCAGCTCCGCAACACCTACCCGCTCAGCTACGACTGGCCTTCGGACGGCAAGCTCTCGCCCGAGTACGTCATCGAAGAACTCGGCAAAGCGGTCGGCCGGGAGGGGGTTTTCTGCGCAGGCGTCGGCCAGCACCAGATGTGGGCAGCGCAGTTCATCCGCTACGACCGGCCGCGCAGCTGGCTCAACTCCGGCGGCCTGGGCACCATGGGCTACGCCGTGCCCGCCGCGATGGGCGCGAAGCTCGGCGAGCCCGACCGCGAGGTCTGGGCCGTCGACGGCGACGGCTGCTTCCAGATGACCAATCAGGAGCTGGCGACCTGCGCCATCGAGGGCATCCCGATCAAGGTCGCGCTCATCAACAACGGCAACCTCGGCATGGTCCGCCAGTGGCAGACCTTGTTCTACGAAGAGCGCTATTCCAACACGGACCTCGGCACGCACAAGCTGCGCATCCCCGATTTCGTGAAACTGGCTGAGGCGCTGGGCTGCGTCGGAATCCGCTGCGAAAGCAAAGAGGACGTCGCTTCAGCGATCGCCCAGGCTCGTTCGATCACAGACCGGCCTGTGGTGGTGGAGTTCGTGGTCGGCGAGGACGCCCAGGTGTGGCCGATGGTGGCCGCGGGCACCGGCAACTCGGAGATCATGGCTGCCAGGGGCATCCGGCCGCTGTTCGACGACTCGGAGGACCTGCCCCTCCCCGGCCACGGAAAGCTAGAATGA
- a CDS encoding sensor domain-containing protein — MRLGAFGRLKKFPGGPAALGLCVASAVFTGMGLGSWAGVVVVPGHAAPDGRLLPLAVPDATRLVPASALESIAVPADQAAGLVNAPLAWSRDVTAPGADSKTTANQCLLADPVGTRAAYGEEWTAFRKTTVQPAEDDDSTQIVMSVGLYPSESKPRGRYVSLVSELRACDGVSATETDAIGAEFPLTFHVEPSDEEHSIRWRSEKAGAPARSCSYDARVRRNVFLEVMVCAADPQGEGAEPVADALEEALPA, encoded by the coding sequence ATGCGATTAGGTGCCTTCGGGCGGCTAAAAAAATTCCCCGGGGGCCCTGCCGCCCTCGGCCTGTGCGTGGCTTCCGCCGTGTTCACCGGCATGGGCCTCGGCTCCTGGGCCGGGGTTGTGGTCGTGCCCGGACACGCCGCCCCGGACGGGAGGCTCCTGCCGTTGGCCGTCCCCGACGCCACCCGGCTCGTCCCTGCCAGCGCGCTGGAGTCGATCGCCGTCCCCGCCGATCAGGCGGCAGGTCTTGTGAACGCGCCCCTTGCCTGGTCGCGAGACGTCACCGCGCCGGGAGCAGATTCCAAGACGACGGCCAACCAGTGCCTGCTCGCCGACCCCGTCGGCACCCGCGCCGCGTACGGCGAGGAGTGGACGGCGTTCCGCAAAACCACCGTCCAGCCCGCAGAGGACGACGACTCGACGCAGATCGTGATGTCGGTCGGGCTGTATCCCTCCGAGTCGAAACCGCGCGGACGGTATGTCTCGCTCGTGTCGGAGCTGCGCGCCTGCGACGGCGTCTCTGCGACGGAAACCGACGCCATCGGCGCGGAGTTCCCGCTGACGTTCCATGTCGAGCCGTCAGACGAGGAGCATTCGATTCGGTGGCGCTCGGAGAAAGCTGGCGCCCCGGCGCGCAGCTGCTCCTATGACGCGCGAGTGCGCCGCAACGTGTTTTTGGAGGTCATGGTCTGCGCGGCGGACCCACAAGGGGAGGGCGCGGAACCTGTCGCCGACGCGTTGGAAGAGGCCTTGCCCGCATGA
- the ilvC gene encoding ketol-acid reductoisomerase, which produces MPSKQGSVTVYNESDVNPSLIAGRKVAVIGYGSQGHAHSLNLRDSGVEVRVGLREGSASRAKVEEQGLVAGTPAEVAEWADVIMVLAPDTSQAKIFSEEIEPHLKDGDALLFAHGLAIHFELIAPPAGVTVAMVAPKGPGHLVRRQYVDGKGVPALVAVAQDPKGEALDLALSYAAGLGAHRAGVIATTFKEEVETDLFGEQAVLCGGTEKLVQTGFEVMVEAGYAPEMAYFEVLHELKLIVDLMYEGGISRMNYSVSDTAEFGGYLSGPRVVDESAKQHMREILADIQNGTFVKRLVANVEGGNTELESLRKKNAEHPIEEVGKRLRGLMSWVDNPLDDTV; this is translated from the coding sequence ATGCCCAGCAAACAAGGGTCTGTCACCGTCTACAACGAGAGCGACGTCAATCCGTCGCTCATCGCGGGCCGCAAGGTCGCGGTGATCGGGTACGGCAGTCAAGGCCACGCCCATTCGCTGAACCTGCGCGACTCCGGCGTCGAGGTGCGCGTCGGCCTGCGCGAGGGGTCCGCCTCCCGCGCCAAGGTCGAGGAGCAGGGCCTGGTCGCGGGCACCCCCGCCGAGGTCGCCGAGTGGGCTGACGTGATCATGGTCCTCGCCCCGGACACCTCGCAGGCCAAGATCTTCTCCGAAGAGATCGAGCCGCACCTGAAAGACGGCGACGCGTTGTTGTTCGCGCATGGCCTCGCCATCCACTTCGAGCTGATCGCCCCGCCTGCGGGCGTGACTGTCGCGATGGTCGCCCCGAAGGGCCCCGGCCACCTGGTGCGCAGGCAGTACGTTGACGGCAAGGGCGTTCCGGCCCTGGTCGCCGTGGCCCAGGACCCCAAGGGCGAAGCCCTCGACCTCGCCCTCTCGTACGCGGCGGGGCTCGGCGCGCACCGCGCCGGCGTCATCGCCACCACCTTCAAGGAAGAGGTCGAGACCGACCTCTTCGGCGAGCAGGCGGTGCTCTGCGGCGGCACGGAGAAGCTGGTCCAGACCGGCTTCGAGGTCATGGTCGAGGCGGGCTACGCCCCGGAGATGGCCTACTTCGAGGTGCTCCACGAGCTCAAGCTCATCGTTGACCTGATGTATGAGGGCGGGATCTCCCGGATGAACTACTCCGTGTCCGACACGGCGGAGTTCGGCGGCTACCTCTCTGGCCCCAGGGTCGTGGACGAGTCCGCGAAGCAGCACATGCGCGAAATCCTGGCCGATATCCAGAACGGGACTTTCGTCAAGCGCCTCGTCGCCAACGTCGAAGGCGGCAACACGGAGCTCGAGTCCTTGCGCAAGAAGAACGCCGAGCACCCCATCGAAGAGGTCGGCAAGCGTCTTCGCGGTCTGATGAGCTGGGTGGACAACCCGCTTGACGACACCGTGTAG
- a CDS encoding DUF998 domain-containing protein, protein MACQKFPRAWALLWAAQIQFFLAYAVTLSAWTTPFRWQVHTISELEAPYCKRVGADAHWTCSPWHVVMQISFFAAGVLMAAGALLLPRQLAGRAMRALFVLAGAGLVVVSLTPRTENAAVHMPAAITSILLGNLGLVLLGWRGRQRLRWAGLAAAALGAVGLAGFAVTVASQILWAADQLWLASWFGAVERVAVYPTFLGMIVLGLGALSARPGGHELGDQPPAEQKDRRRDAGDEQEAPRHALPVEHS, encoded by the coding sequence ATGGCATGTCAGAAATTTCCCCGAGCTTGGGCGTTGCTGTGGGCTGCGCAAATCCAATTCTTCCTCGCCTACGCTGTGACGCTCTCGGCGTGGACGACCCCGTTCCGATGGCAAGTGCACACGATCAGCGAATTGGAAGCCCCCTACTGCAAACGCGTGGGCGCCGACGCGCACTGGACGTGCTCACCGTGGCATGTCGTGATGCAGATTTCGTTCTTCGCCGCGGGCGTCCTCATGGCCGCAGGGGCGCTGCTCCTGCCGCGCCAGCTCGCTGGACGGGCGATGCGGGCGCTCTTTGTCCTCGCCGGCGCGGGGTTGGTCGTCGTCAGTCTGACGCCGAGGACAGAGAACGCCGCGGTCCACATGCCTGCCGCGATCACTTCGATTCTGCTCGGCAATCTTGGGCTCGTCCTGCTGGGCTGGCGAGGACGGCAGCGTTTGCGGTGGGCCGGGCTCGCCGCTGCGGCGCTCGGCGCTGTGGGCTTGGCGGGGTTCGCCGTCACAGTGGCGAGTCAGATCCTCTGGGCGGCAGACCAGCTCTGGCTCGCGTCCTGGTTCGGCGCGGTCGAGCGCGTCGCGGTGTACCCCACGTTCCTCGGGATGATCGTTTTAGGTTTGGGCGCGCTCAGCGCCAGACCGGGCGGGCACGAGCTTGGCGATCAGCCGCCAGCCGAGCAGAAAGACCGCCGTCGCGATGCTGGCGACGAGCAGGAAGCTCCACGCCACGCCCTGCCGGTCGAGCACTCGTAG